GTTGTCCGGAACGGCCGCCGGGGCCTGGGCCTCCTTGCCCGCGACCACACCGGGCGAGTCCTTGCCGCCTCCGCCCGCCACCGTGTCGGCGAGGGCGGAACTGCCGCACAAGGACAGAATGCCGGTCGCGGCGGCGGCCGCGACCACTCCCTTGCTCAGGATCTGTCGCAATCTCGTTGTCTTCCTGCTTGGCGAAGTGGGAAACGCCGGCCTTGGGAAGGAAATGGGCCGCCGAGACCGAGCGAGCACCATGACCGGCAGCTGCAGAACGAGAGATAGACATCCGAAGGGACCAGGGAACTCAGTTCATCAGGTAATCACCCGAACGTATTGGCCGAATGGCCGTCAGAACCACGCCGCAGCACCGGAGTACGGCGTCTCACCGGCGCGCCACTGACAGCCTGTCAGCTCTCCGGCCGCGAGGAGCGGCGCGGCCCGCGGTGGACGCCGTCCGACCCGTCGCTGTCGCCCTCCCCGGCGCCACACGCGGTGAGCAGCGGGCCCGCGCCCACCGTGAGCGCGGGCACCGCTCTCCTAGGACACGATGTCCTTGCGGGCGAAGCCCCTGAAGGCCAGCGCGAACAGCACGAGGGCGTACGTCACGGACACCGCGGTGCCCTGGATCATGCCGGACCACTCCGGGCGGGGCTGGACGGCGTCCGCCCAGGCGAACTGCCAGTGCGCGGGCAGGAAGTGCCGCCAGTCGCCGAGGGCGGTCACCGCGTCCAGGACGTTGCCGACGATGGTGAGGCCGACGGCGCCGCCGACCGCGCCCAGCGGGGCGTCCGTGCGGGTCGACAGCCAGAACGCCAGCCCCGCGGTGACCAGTTGGGACACGAAGACGTACGCCACGACCACCGCGAGCCGCTGTGCGGCGGTGCCCGCGGCGAGGGAGCCGCCGGTGGGGATGGCCAGCGGGCCCCATCCGTAGGCGGCGGTGCCGACGGCGAGCGCCACCACGGGCAGCAGCACCATCGCGGCCAGGCTCAGCCCGAGTCCCACCGCGAGCTTCGACCACAGCAGCCGGGCACGCGGCACCGGTGCGGCGAGCAGGTAGCGCAGGGAGGACCAGCCGGCCTCCGAGGCGACGGTGTCCCCGCAGAACAGGGCGACCGGGATGACCAGCAGGAAGCCCGCCGAGACGAACAGGCTGACCGCGGCGAAGTTCGCGCCGGACGCGGTCGCCGTGTCCATCAGGGTGACGCGGTCGCCGCGCCCCTCCGGGTCGCCGCCGATGGCGAAGGCGGCGACCAGCACGAACGGAAGGGCGGCGAGGATGCCGAACATGACCATCGTGCGGCGGCGCTTGAGCTGGCGGGCCAGCTCGACGCGCAGCGGCAGGGTGCGGGCCGCCCGGTAGCCGGAGGCCACGTCGGCGAGCGCGGGGGTGCTCATGCGGAGCCTCCGATCAGGGTGAGGAAGGCGTCCTCCAGGCGGCGGTGCGGGCCCACCGACTGGACGGGCACCTCCAGGCGGACGAGTTCGGCGACGAGCCGGGGGGCGCTGCCGTCAGCGTCGAGGCGGACCAGCAGCCCGTCCTCGGTGCGGACGGCCGAGGCGACGCCCTCCAGCGCGGCGACCTTCTCCACCAGCGGCTCACCGAGGGGCGCGGGCGTGCCGACGAGCAGGGTGCGGCCGGAGCCGACGATCTCCCCGACCGGGCCCGTCTGCACCAGCCGGCCCCGGTCCATGACCACGAGGTGGGTGCACGACTGCTCGACCTCGGCGAGCAGGTGGCTGGAGACGATCACCGTGCGGCCGGCGGCCGCATAACGGATCATCACCTCGCGCATCTCGCGGATCTGGGGCGGGTCGAGCCCGTTGGTCGGTTCGTCGAGGATGAGCAGGTCCGGCAGGCCGAGCATGGCCTGGGCGATCGCGAGGCGCTGGCGCATGCCCTGGGAGTAGGTGCGCACCGCGCGGGCCAGGGCCTCGCCGAGTCCGGCGATCTCCAGGGCCTCGTCGAGGTGGGCGTCCTCGGCGGGACGGCCGGTGGCCTTCCAGTACAGCTCCAGGTTCTCCCGCCCGGACAGGTGCGGCAGGAAGCCCGCGCCCTCGACGAAGGCGCCGACCCGGGAGAGGACCGGGGCGCCGGGGCGGATCGCGTGCCCGAAGACGCGGATCTCGCCGCCGTCCGGGGTGATCAGGCCCATCAGCATGCGCAAGGTGGTGGTCTTGCCCGCGCCGTTGGGGCCGAGCAGGCCGAGGACCTGGCCCTTCTCCACCCGGAAGGTCAGGTCCCGCACCGCGTACCGGTCCGCTGACTTCGCGTACCGCTTGCTCAGTCCGGTGATCTGCAGCGGCACGTCCGCGAGCGCCGGATCGGGCGCGGGGCCCGCGGTGCGGCGGCGGGTGGTGAGCAGCAGGGCGGCCGCGACGAGCACGCCGGTGACCGGCAGCCACCACACCCAGGACGGCAGCGGGGCGGCGGCGGTGGTGACACCGGGCGCCGTCGGCACGTTCAGGTCGCCCTTCAGGGAGACGGTGTACGTCGCCGGGGCGGCCGGTGAGGCGTAGCCGAGGTCGGTGGCGGACAGCACCAGGCTGAGCCGGTGGCCCTTCTCCACCTCGTGGTCGATCGCCGGGAGGGTCAGGGTGACGTCCTTGCCGGACCCGGCGTCCTCGACGCGGACCGGGGACACCAGCCGGGCGGGCAGCACCTGGCGGGCGCCGTCCGGGGCGACGTCGTAGACCTTGCCGAAGAGCACCGCGTCGTCACTGGTCGACTCGACGTGGACCGTGACCGTGGGCGAGCCGGTGATCCGCAGGTCGTCGCGGAGCGGCGCCGACGCGAAGCGGGCGTACTGGCCGGGGAAGTCCAGGGAGATCCCGACGCCCAGTGCGGAGAGCTGGGCGAGTCCGCCGGAGCCGCCCAGGCCGGGCAGGGCGGAGACGGCGGGCGGGTTGGCGCCGGGCGGGTTGCCGAAGGTCTGGGTGCGGCCGGTCAGCGCCACGGACGTGCCGTCGCCGGTCAGGCCCGGGTAGCTGTCGGCGCTCGCGCCGCGCAGCTGGGCCTCGCCGTCGGTGGAGTCGACGCCGCCGGTGCGGGTGACGCGGAAGGCGGGGCCGGTGCCGACGCTCTCGTCGCCCTTCAGGTACCGGTCGAACCAGGCCGTGACCCGGGCCTGGACGCGGTCCGTCTCCGGGTCGCCGCCGTCGTGGCCGCCCGCGATCCAGTCGACGGCGACGGGGGCGCCGCCCGAACGGATCGCCTTCGCCGCCGCGTCGGCCTGGCCGAGCGGGAACAGGGAGTCGGACTGGCCCTGGACGAGCAGCGTCGGCACCTTGATGCGGTCGCCGACGGCGGACGGCGAACGTTCCTCCAGCAGTGCCCGCGCCCCGGCGTCCGGGGTGCCGGACTCGGCGACCCGCTCGTACATCCGGCAGACCGTCGCCTCGAAGGCCTGGCAGCCGCCGCCGGAGTTGACGAAGATGCCCGCCCACAGCTTCTTGAACACGCCGTTCGGGAACAGCGCGTCCGCCAGGTTCCAGTAGGTGATCGCGGGGGCGACGGCGTCCACGCGCGGATCGTGCCCGGCGGCCAGCAGGGCGACGGCGCCGCCGTAGGAGGCGCCCGCCATGCCGACGCGCGGGTCGCCGTCCCCGTCGAGCCGGACCTGGGGCTGTTCCGCCAGCCAGTCGAGCAGCTTCGAGACGTCGGCGACCTCACCATCGGGGTCGTTCAGTCCGATCTTCCCGGTCGACCTGCCGAAGCCGCGCGCCGACCAGGTCAGCACCGCGTACCCGTCCCGGGCCAGCTCCTCGGCCTGCTGCCGGACGTCGTCCTTGCTGCCGCCGAAGCCGTGCCCGAGCAGCACGGCGGGCCGGCGGCCGCCGGTGGCCGAGGTGAAGTACGAGGTGTCGAGGCGTATGCCGTCACCCACCTCCATGACCCGGTCGGCGCGGTGCACCGCGGGCGGGTCGTCGCCGGCGACGGCCGTCCAGGTGCCGGCACCGGCGAGCACGGCGACGGCGGCCCCGGCGGCGAGCAGGCGTCGCGGGCCCCGCGACCACGCCCCGCGACGCGGTCCGGGCAGTCGAAGATCCATGCGTCAACGGTACGGGTCCGGCCTGTCGCGGCGGACAGCTTGTGGACGGAACCCCGCCCCCTCCCCGAGGACTACGAGCCCGCCCCCGCGTACCGCACCCGTGGTACACGCGGCGCCACGGACCCCCACCGGCCCACGGCCGGGACGACACTCGCCGCCTACCGCGGCACGGACGGCCGGGACGATGGCCGGTGTGTACCGGTGAACCGGGACTTCACCTGAGCGAAGCGTGCGAACGCCAGGACCCCGAACGGGTGTCGGTGGTGCCCGCTAGAGTCACGTCTCACAACGCACACACAGCTTGGGGTGGGGATCCATGAACGTACGGCACACCGCCGCCTGGGTGGGGGTCACGGCAGTGGCGCTGCTGGCGACGACCGCCTGCGGGTCGGAGAAGGCGGTCGACAGCGCCGACCAGATCATGTCGGCGCTGACGCGGGTCACGGACCGGACGCAGGAACTTGGCTCGGCGGAGATCGAGACGACGACCACGCTCGACGCGACCGGCGGCGAGCCGATCTCCATGGACGGCACGTACTCCTGGGGTGACGGCGCGGCCATGGACGTCGAGATGGACACCGCCGCCGCGCAGATGAGCGCCCTCCAGGACGACCCGACGACACGGGTCATCATGGTGGACGGCGCCTACTACTACGACGTCGATCCCCAGCCGAGCGGCCCCATCGCGGGCAAGGAGTGGATGCGCATCGATGTCGCCGCCGTGACGGGCGAGGCGGGCGCCGACAACATGGCGGCCAACGCCGACCCGACCGCGGCGCTGCGCTACATGACGGCCTCCACGGAGGTGGAGGACCTCGGCGAGGAGACCGTCCTGGGCAAGGAGACCACCCACTACCGGGGCAGCGTCGGCGCGGAGCACATCGAGAAGTCGAAGCTCACCGAGGCCGAGAAGAAGGCCGCCATCACCGCCCTGCGGGCGAGCGGCGGCAAGCTCACCTGCGACCTGTGGGTCGACAGGGAGGACCTGCCGGTGCGGATCTCGCAGACCGGTGCCGGCATGACCGTGACCATGGACTTCCTGAAGTTCGGGGCCACCGAGAAGATCACGGCTCCGCCCGCCGCCGAGACCGGCGACCTCACCGAGCAGGTCCGGGAGCAGCGGGACGCGGCGATCGGCCAGTGACCCGCCGGCGCCCCCGGCCCGCCGCGCAGCGCGGATGAGCCGGGGGCGTCCGGGCCGGGGCGTCCGGACCGGGGGGCGTCCGGGTGGGTCAGTGGTTGCGGGGGAAGCCCAGGTCCACGCCCGCCGGGGCCTCGGACGGGTCGGGCCAGCGGGTGGTGACGACCTTGCCGCGGGTGTAGAAGTGCGTGCCGTCGTTGCCGTAGATGTGGTGGTCGCCGAAGAGGGAGTCCTTCCAGCCGCCGAAGGAGTGGTAGCCGACGGGGACCGGGATCGGGACGTTCACGCCGACCATGCCGGCCTCGATCTCCAGCTGGAAGCGGCGGGCCGCGCCGCCGTCCCGGGTGAAGATCGCGGTGCCGTTGCCGAACGGGGAGCCGTTGATGAGGGCGACGCCCTCCTCGTAGGTGTCCACGCGCAGCACGCACAGCACCGGGCCGAAGATCTCGTCCTGGTAGGCCTTGGCGCTGGTCGGCACCTTGTCGAGGAGCGAGATACCGATCCAGTGGCCGTCCTCGAAGCCCTCGACGGTGTGACCGGTGCCGTCCAGGACGACCTCGCAGCCCTCGGCCGCCGCGTTCTCGACGTAGGACGCCACCTTGTCGCGGTGGGCCTTGGTGATCAGCGGGCCCATCTCGGAGGCGGGGTCGTTGCCGGGGCCGATCTTGATCTTCTCCGCGCGCTCGCGGATCTTCTGCACCAGGGTGTCGCCGATCGCGCCGACGGCGACGACCGCCGAGATCGCCATGCACCGCTCGCCCGCCGAGCCGTAGGCCGCCGAGACCGCGGCGTCCGCCGCCGCGTCCAGGTCCGCGTCCGGCAGCACCAGCATGTGGTTCTTGGCGCCGCCCAAAGCCTGCACGCGCTTGCCGTTGGCGGAGGCGGTGGTGTGGATGTGGCGGGCGATCGGGGTGGAGCCGACGAAGGAGACGGCCTTGACGTCCGGGTGCTCCAGCAGGCGGTCGACGGCCACCTTGTCGCCGTGGACGACGTTGAAGACGCCGTCGGGCAGTCCCGCCTCGGCGAGCAGTTCGGCGATCCTCATGGACGCCGACGGGTCCTTCTCGCTCGGCTTGAGCACGAAGGTGTTGCCGCAGGCGATGGCGAGCGGGAACATCCACATCGGCACCATCGCCGGGAAGTTGAACGGCGTGATGCCGGCGACCACGCCGAGCGGCTGGCGGATCGCGGCCACGTCGACCCGGCTGGCGACCTGGGTGGACAGCTCCCCCTTGAGCTGGACGCTGATCCCGCAGGCCAGGTCGACGATCTCCAGTCCGCGGGCGACCTCGCCGAGCGCGTCGGAGTGCACCTTGCCGTGCTCGGCGGTGATCAGCTCCGCGATCTCGTCGCGGTGCGCGTCCAGCAGGGCCCGGAAGCGGAAGAGGATGGTCGTGCGCTGCGCCAGCGAGGACTGGCCCCAGGTCGTGAAGGCGTCCTTCGCGGCGGCGACCGCGGCGTCCACCTCCTCGACGGAGGCGAAGGCGACCTTGGTGGTGACGGCGCCGGTCGCCGGGTCCGTGACCGGACCGAACGTGCCCGACGCGCCCTCGACGGCCTTGCCGCCGATCCAGTGGTTGACGATCTTCGTCATGCCCAGTTGCTCCTTCACAGATGGCGGCGTCGGGTCGAGACGTGCCGTTCGTACAGCTCGCGTGCCTTGACCGCCGACGGTCGGGTCGCGGTCTCGGCCACGGGTACATCCCACCAGGCCTGCGCCTCGGGCGCGCCCGACACTGTGTCTGCCGTTTCGGTCTCCACGTAGACACATGTGGGGGTGTCGGCGGCGCGTGCCTCCGCGAGCGCGGTGCGCAGGTCACGGACGGTACGGGCGCGCAGCACCCGCATGCCGAGGCTCTCGGCGTTGGCGGCGAGGTCCACGGGGAGCGGCGCCCCGGTGCAGGCACCGTCGACGGAGGGGAAGCGGTAGGCGGTGCCGAACCGCTCGCCGCCCACCGACTCGGACAGGCCGCCGATGGAGGCGTAGCCGTGGTTCTGCACGAGCACCATCTTGATCGCGATGCCCTCCTGGACGGCCGTGACGATCTCCGTCGGCATCATCAGGTACGTCCCGTCGCCGACCAGCGCCCACACCGGCCGGTCGGGCGCGGCCAGCTTCACGCCGATCGCGGCGGGGATCTCGTAGCCCATGCAGGAGTAGCCGTACTCCAGGTGGTACTGGTCGCTGGACCGGGCCCGCCAGAGTTTGTGCAGGTCACCGGGGAGCGACCCGGCGGCGTTGATGATCACGTCCCGCTCGTCGACCAGGGCGTCCAGGGCGCCGAGGACCTGCGGCTGGGTGGGCCGGGCGTCGGGGTCGTGGGCGGCGTAGGCGGCGTCGACGCGCCGCTCCCAGCGCTCCTTGGCCCGGGTGTACCCGGTCAGGTAGTCGTCGTCGACCCGGTGGCCGTGCGGCCGCAGCCCGTCCGTCAGCTCGGTCAGGCCGCTGCGGGCGTCCGCGACCAGCGCGAGCCCGGCCATCTTGTGACCGTCGTGGGGGGCGATGTTCAGGTTGAGGAAACGGACGTTCCCGTTCGCGAAGAGGGTGTGGGAGGCGGTGGTGAAGTCGGTCCAGCGGGTGCCGACGCCGATCACCAGGTCGGCGGCGCGGGCCAGCTCGTCGGCGGTGGCGGTGCCGGTGTGGCCGATCCCGCCCACGTCCTGCGGATGGTCGTACGGCAGGGAGCCCTTGCCCGCCTGGGTGGAGGCGACCGGGATGCCGGTGGTCTCCGCGAACTCCGCGAGGGCGGCCTCGGCGCGGCTGTGGCGCACGCCGCCGCCCGCGACGACCAGGGGCCGCCGGGCCGCGCGGATCGCCCGGACGGCCTCCGTGAGTTCGGCCGGGTCGGCGCCGGGCCGCCGTACCACCCAGGTGCGCTCGGCGAAGAACTCCTCCGGCCAGTCGTACGCCTCGGCCTGCACGTCCTGCGGCAGGGCGAGGGTGACGGCGCCGGTCTCCACCGGGTCGGTGAGCACCCGCACGGCCTGGAGGGCGGCCGGGATGAGCGCTTCCGGGCGGGTGATCCGGTCGAAGTAGCGGGACACCGGGCGCAGGCTGTCGTTCACCGACACGTCCCCGGCGTACGGCACTTCGAGCTGCTGGAGCACCGGGTCGGCGGGGCGGGCGGCGAAGGTGTCGCCGGGCAGCAGCAGCACGGGCAGGTGGTTGATGGTGGCGAGGGCGGCTCCGGTGACCAGGTTGGTGGCGCCGGGGCCGATGGAGGTGGTGACCGCGTGGGTGGACAGGCGGCCCGACTGGCGGGCGTAGCCGACCGCCGCGTGCACCATGGACTGTTCGTTGCGGCCCTGGTGGTAGGGCATGACGTCGGCGTACTCGACGAGCGCCTGCCCGATCCCGGCGACGTTGCCGTGGCCGAAGATCCCCCAGGTGGCGCCGATCAGCCGGCGGCGTTCGCCGTCGCGTCGGGTGTGCTGGGCGGCGAGGAAGCGGACGAGTGCCTGGGCGACGGTGAGCCGGACGGTCATCGGTATACCCCTGTGGTCTCTGCGTGGTCCGGGTGGAAGCGGATCCGCCACTCCCGGGTCCGGCCCGGGCCCGCCATGACGTTCAGGTAGTACATGTCGTGGCCGGGCTGGGCGACGGACGGCCCGTGCCAGCCGTTCGGCACGAGGACGGCGTCGCCGGAGCGGACCTCGGCGAGCACGTCGGCGCCGCCCTCACGGGAGGGGAACACCCGCTGGTAGCCGAAGCCCTGCGGGCCGTCGATCTCGAAGTAGTAGATCTCCTCCAGCTCGGTCTCCTCGCCGGGCCGGTGCTCGTCGTGCTTGTGCGGCGGGTACGACGACCAGTTGCCGCCCGGGGTGATCACCTCGACGGCGATGAGCCGGTCGCACGCGAAGGCGTCGGCGGAGGCGAAGTTGCGCACCTGGCGGGCGCAGCTTCCGCTGCCGCGCCGCTCGACGGGAACCTCCGGCGCGGGGCCGTAGCGGGCGGGGAGTCGTCGCTCGCACTTCGCTCCTGCCAGGGCGAAGCGGCCTCCCGCGCCGGAGGCGATCTGGGCCCCGGCATCCCGGGGGACGTACGCGAAGTCGGTCACGGAGGCGAACACGTCCGCGCGGCCCCGGAGTTGGAACACCTCACCCGATGTGCGCACGGTACAACCGCCGCTGAGGGGAAGCACGATCCATTCGCTGTCCCCGGCGGCGAGGTCGTGCGTCCCACCCGGTCCCAGCTCGACGATCCGCAGGCTGCTGTAGGTCCAGCCGGCCCGCTCCGGGCCGATGGCCAGCGCGTGCAGCGCGTCGGCGGTGGTGCCCTCCGGGACGTACAGCTCGTTCGGCTTGTCGCTCATGCGGCCCTCACAGCAGTCCTACGGCGGTGTCCACGGCGGCGGCCACGTCGCCGTCCGCCGGGTACAGCAGTGACCGGCCCACCACCAGCCCCCGCACGGTCGGCAGCCGCAGGGCGCCGCGCCACTTCTCGTACGCCCGGGCCTGGTCCGCGGCGGAGCCGGAGACCTCTCCGCCGAGCAGCACGGCGGGCAGGGTGGAGGTCGCCATGACCCGGGCCATGTCGTCCGGGTCCTCGGTGACCGGCACCTTGAGCCAGGTGTAGGCCGAACTGCCGCCCAGGCCCGAGGCGATGGCGATGGAGCGGGTCACGGCGCCGGCCGACAGGTCGTTGCGCAGCCGTCCGTCCGCGTCCCGGCGGCTGATGAAGGGCTCGACGAACACCGGGAGGCGGCGGGCGGCCATCTCGTCGACGGCGCGGGCGGTGGACTCCAGGGTGTTGAGGGAGCCGGGGTCGTCGTAGTCGATGCGCAGCAGCAGCTTGCCGGCGTCGAAGCCGAGCCGCTGGATGTCCTCGGGGCGGTGGCCGGTGAAGCGGTCGTCGAGTTCGAAGCGGGCGCCCTGGAGGCCGCCGCGGTTCATCGAGCCCATGACGACCTTGCCGTCCAGGGCACCGAGCAGCAGCAGGTCGTCGAGGATGTCGGCGGTGGCGAGGACCCCGTCGACGCCGGGGCGGCTCAGCGCCAGGCAGAGGCGTCCGAGCAGGTCGGCGCGGTTCGCCATGGCGAACCTGCGCTCACCGACGCCGAGCGCGCCGCGCGCCGGGTGGTCGGCGGCGACGATCATCAGCCGGCCGTTGTCCGTGAGCAGGGGTCTGCGGATGCGCCGGGCGGCGGCCTCGGCGATCGCCTCCGGGTGCCGGGTGCGGAGGCGGACCAGCTCGGGCACGTCCACGGGCGGGATGCGGGCGGCGGGGACACCCGCGGAAGGGACGCCCGCCGCGGCGGACGCGGACGCGGAGGCGCCGGTCCCCCCGTCGGGGGGCGCGTCACCGCCGGCCGCGCCGCCCGTCTCGTCGGCGGACGCGGCCGCGCCGGGCGGGTGCGCGCCGGTGGCCGCGGCGCCGCCCGCCGCGTCCGGTGTCCCTCCGGGCTCGTGGTGCGGGCTGGTCACCCGGCCCGCCCTCACAGCACCGCTCCCGCGGTCAGTGCCGCCTCGATCTCGTCCGCGGTGGGCATGGCCGAGGAGCACTCCAGGCGGGAGGCGACGATGGCGCCGGCGGCGTTGGCGTAGCGCATGGTCCGCTCCAGGTCCCAGCGTTGGAGCAGCCCGTGGCAGAGGGAGCCGCCGAACGCGTCCCCGGCGCCGAGACCGTTGAGGACCTTGACCGGCAGCGGGGGCAGCTCCGTCGACCCGCCCCCGCTGTCCACGGCGAGGACCCCCTCGGGCCCCTGTTTGACGACGGCCAGCTCGACCCCGGCGTCCAGCAGGGCGCGGGCGGCGGCGTGCGGTTCGCGCACGCCGGTGGCGACCTCGACCTCGTCCAGGTTGCCGACCGCGACCGTGGTGTGGCGCAGGGCCTCGGCGTAGAACCGGCGGGCGGTGCCCGGGTCCTCCCAGAACATGGGACGCCAGTCGAGGTCGAAGACGGTGGTGCCGGCCCTGGCCCGGTGGGCGAGGGCCGCGAGCGTCGCCGTACGGCTGGGCTCCTCGCTCAGGCCGGTGCCGGTGACCCAGAGGATCCGGGCCTCGCCGAGGGCGTCCAGGTCCAGCTCGTGGGCGTCGATCTCCAGGTCCGGGGCCTTGGGCTGCCGGTAGAAGTAGAGCGGGAAGTCGTCCGGCGGGAAGACCTCGCAGAAGGTGACCGGGGTGGGCAGTCCGGGCACGGCGGTGACCCAGCGGTCGTCCACGCCGAAGTCGCGCAGCGCCTGGTGGAGATAGGCGCCGAACGGGTCGTCACCGGTGCGGGTGATCACGGCGGTGCGCCGGCCGAGCCGGGCCGCGGCGACCGCGACGTTCGCCGCCGACCCGCCGAGGAACTTCCCGAACGACGACACCTGGGCGAGCGGGACACCGGTCTGCAGCGGGTAGAGGTCCACTCCGATCCGCCCCATCGTGATCAGGTCGTAGGCCATCGGCTTCCCTTCGTCACGGCTCTCCCGGCTTTCTAGCCCCGCCTGCCGAGCCCTGTCAATGTTTTGTCCGGACATTCGGACGAGCATGCGAGGCCGCATCCGTCCACCCACGGGCCATCGTTACCGTTTATGGCCATTGCGTCACAAATGCTTCCTCCCCGTCACACATGTCGCGTCCGTGTGCGCCCTCGGTCACACCTGGCCGACATGCCGCCCTCACGGTCACTCAGCGTCGTTCATCGGGCACAGGCTTGGTGATCGCCAGCGCAGCACCCGGTCCCCCCGGCGGCCGTTCCGGCCGCCGCCGTGGTGCGCGCAGGGAGGTGCACTTCATGACCGACCGAAGGCTCTGGTCCTACAAGGACATCGCGGCGCACATCCGGGTGCAGCCGGACACCGTGCGGTCCTACCGCAAGCACGGACTGCTGCCCCCGCCCGACCACGTCGAGGGCGGCAAGCCCTACTGGTACTCCGACACCATCCGCGCCTGGGTCGCCGCCCGCCCCGGCAACCGCCCCCGCAGAGACCGCTGACCGCCGGGCGCCGGCGACGGGCCGGGGCGGGGCGCCGGGGAAGGGCCTGGGCGCCGGGGAAGGGCCAGACTTCACCGCCGCTCGACTCCACGCCCACGACGCCCCGGTTGGGGCACTCACCGCCCGGCCCCACCACGGCCCGTAC
Above is a genomic segment from Streptomyces glaucescens containing:
- the iolC gene encoding 5-dehydro-2-deoxygluconokinase translates to MAYDLITMGRIGVDLYPLQTGVPLAQVSSFGKFLGGSAANVAVAAARLGRRTAVITRTGDDPFGAYLHQALRDFGVDDRWVTAVPGLPTPVTFCEVFPPDDFPLYFYRQPKAPDLEIDAHELDLDALGEARILWVTGTGLSEEPSRTATLAALAHRARAGTTVFDLDWRPMFWEDPGTARRFYAEALRHTTVAVGNLDEVEVATGVREPHAAARALLDAGVELAVVKQGPEGVLAVDSGGGSTELPPLPVKVLNGLGAGDAFGGSLCHGLLQRWDLERTMRYANAAGAIVASRLECSSAMPTADEIEAALTAGAVL
- a CDS encoding helix-turn-helix transcriptional regulator, translating into MTDRRLWSYKDIAAHIRVQPDTVRSYRKHGLLPPPDHVEGGKPYWYSDTIRAWVAARPGNRPRRDR